From a region of the Malania oleifera isolate guangnan ecotype guangnan chromosome 12, ASM2987363v1, whole genome shotgun sequence genome:
- the LOC131144038 gene encoding beta-glucosidase 13-like: MALLINLPLPKCSSFPSSAGLTVATSTTSFISNKGRNYQNALPPKRRGSPTFVIRCSSDVSRSDFPSNFIFGASTSAIQADVRCLKDMKADSYRFSISWSRILPNGKLTDESSINQEGIDFYNNLIDSLIADGIEPFVTLFHFDLPASLQSQYNGLLSSDFVDDFRNYAGLCFKIFGKKVKHWITFNEPEVFCQYGYKTDMVGKNHPALYPYVAAHHLLLAHAKAAQLYRDLHQGTQNGEIGMSLSAEWFLPHSSSPTDKDAANRAWDFMVGWFLDPLVTGDYPFSMKAIVRDRLPTFTEEEAALVKDSFDFIGINYYTSRYTKGLPISPNDVASSYWKDKYVRNLVVKDGKLIGPEAQGEKAIFIYPKGLAAILIHLKLVYNNPKVYITENGYPQKRDDSLPVEEALQDDIRISCIQDHLSAVKAALKEGANVNGYFIWSLMDCMEMGSGYTVRYGLNYTDYDRHWDRYAKKSALWLRDFLSSSSASASTTTTTTTPAAAAPANGATTNNVPAAVS, from the exons ATGGCCCTTCTCATCAATCTCCCATTGCCAAAAtgttcttcttttccttcttctgcAGGTTTGACCGTTGCAACGTCCACAACATCATTCATTTCAAACAAGGGTCGAAATTACCAAAATGCCCTTCCTCCCAAGAGGAGGGGTTCCCCGACTTTCGTCATAAGATGTTCTTCGGACGTATCCAGAAGCGACTTCCCTTCCAATTTTATCTTTGGCGCTTCCACTTCTGCTATTCAG GCTGATGTGCGTTGCTTGAAGGACATGAAGGCGGACTCCTACAGATTCTCCATTTCTTGGTCCAGGATCCTTCCAA ATGGGAAACTTACTGATGAAAGCAGTATCAACCAAGAAGGCATCGATTTCTACAACAATTTGATAGATAGCCTAATCGCCGATg GCATTGAGCCTTTCGTGACATTATTCCACTTCGATTTGCCTGCGTCTCTACAAAGCCAGTACAATGGCTTATTGAGTTCAGACTTCGT GGATGACTTCAGGAACTATGCTGGGCTGTGTTTCAAGATATTTGGGAAGAAGGTGAAGCACTGGATAACGTTTAACGAGCCAGAGGTGTTCTGCCAGTATGGGTATAAGACAGACATGGTGGGAAAAAACCACCCTGCCTTGTATCCCTACGTCGCAGCTCACCACCTCTTGCTTGCTCATGCTAAGGCCGCCCAACTCTACCGAGATCTCCATCAG ggCACTCAAAATGGGGAAATAGGCATGTCATTGAGCGCTGAATGGTTTTTGCCGCACTCAAGTTCCCCCACAGACAAAGATGCTGCCAACCGTGCTTGGGACTTCATGGTTGGATG GTTTTTGGACCCACTGGTAACGGGAGATTACCCATTTAGCATGAAAGCGATTGTTCGGGATCGGCTCCCAACGTTCACGGAGGAGGAGGCAGCCCTCGTGAAGGACTCCTTCGATTTTATCGGCATCAATTACTACACCTCAAGATACACCAAAGGCCTCCCCATTTCCCCCAACGACGTCGCTTCTAGCTACTGGAAAGATAAATATGTCCGCAATCTCg TGGTCAAAGATGGGAAACTTATTGGTCCAGAG GCCCAGGGCGAAAAGGCGATTTTCATTTATCCCAAAGGATTAGCTGCTATTTTGATTCATTTGAAGTTAGTTTACAACAATCCAAAAGTTTACATTACTGAGAATG GGTATCCACAAAAAAGGGATGACTCCCTTCCCGTCGAGGAAGCACTTCAAGACGATATCCGGATTAGCTGCATCCAAGACCATCTCTCTGCCGTCAAGGCAGCTTTGAA GGAGGGGGCGAACGTGAATGGGTACTTCATATGGTCACTAATGGACTGCATGGAAATGGGGTCGGGCTACACCGTTCGGTATGGCCTTAACTACACCGACTATGACCGTCACTGGGACCGCTATGCCAAGAAATCCGCCCTCTGGCTCCGCGATTTCTTATCTTCCTCCTCTGCCTCCGCCTCCACCACCACTACCACTACCACGCCTGCCGCCGCCGCACCCGCCAACGGCGCCACTACCAACAACGTCCCTGCCGCCGTCAGCTAG
- the LOC131144715 gene encoding lipoxygenase 6, chloroplastic isoform X1, with amino-acid sequence MLAAKTLYPLSSEISARPLRRPPPRVPTAPVGAHARSRRTRVPCFRPVQAVISGGDKNVEAVTTPEAQNINESSLLSSSSSSSSSSSHSSYSSSSGDRDVRAVMTVRRKMKEKLVDKVEDQWVSILNGIGQGISIQLVSEEIDPVNKSEKRVEFSVWGWLPKPSQQYNIVEFGANFTVPADFGRPGAVLITNRHGREFYLIEIVIHGFSEGPFFFPANSWIHTQKDNPESRIIFRNQAFLPSQTPPGLKDLRLKDLLSLRGDGKGERKPHDRIYDYDVYNDLGNPDKSNDLSRPILGGDEMPYPRRCRTGRPPTRTDPHCESRVEKPHPVYVPRDEAFEEIKQETFSIGRLKAVLHNLIPSITATLSSSDVPFKCFSDIDKLYNDGFVLRDEENELGGNRFLSNLMKQVLSAGEKLLKYEIPAIISRDRFAWLRDNEFARQILAGVNPVNIEILKEFPILSKLDPAVYGPPESAITKELIEKELNGMSVEEAIKSERLFILDYHDILLPFIKRMNSLPGRRAYASRTIFFYNQHETLTPIAIELSLPPTHSSPRNKHVHTHGHDATTHWIWKQAKAHVCSNDAGVHQLVNHWLRTHASMEPYIIASNRQLSSMHPIYRLLHPHMRYTLEMNALARQSLINGGGIIEDCFSPGKCAMEVSSAAYKSMWRFDMEALPSDLLRRGMAVEDPSMPCGVRLVIEDYPYAADGLLVWSAIKESVVSYVNHFYSDDKMVTSDVELQAWWDEIKNKGHYDKRNEPWWPKLDTREDLSGILTTMIWIASGQHAAINFGQYPFGGYVPNRPTLMRKLIPQENEPEYERFLINPQYTFLSSLPTQLQATKVMAVQDTLSTHSPDEEYLGQVNPRHNHWINDHEVAKMFKKFSARLEEIEEIIKGRNKDIRLKNRNGAGVPPYELLIPSSGPGVTGRGIPNSISI; translated from the exons ATGCTAGCCGCCAAAACCCTCTACCCTCTCTCTTCGGAAATCTCCGCCCGGCCCCTCCGGCGACCGCCGCCTCGGGTGCCGACCGCCCCTGTCGGCGCCCATGCAAGGTCTAGGAGGACCCGCGTCCCCTGTTTCCGGCCAGTTCAAGCAGTGATCAGCGGCGGCGACAAGAACGTCGAGGCCGTGACTACGCCGGAGGCCCAGAACATTAATGAGTCGtccttgctttcttcttcttcttcttcttcttcttcttcttctcactCTTCGTATTCTTCTTCCTCTGGCGACAGAGATGTGAGGGCAGTAATGACCGTGAGGAGGAAGATGAAAGAGAAGCTCGTTGACAAAGTTGAAGATCAGTGGGTGTCTATCTTAAACGGTATTGGGCAGGGGATTTCGATTCAGCTCGTCAGCGAAGAGATTGATCCTG TCAACAAGTCTGAAAAGAGAGTGGAGTTTTCTGTTTGGGGTTGGTTGCCAAAGCCATCGCAACAGTACAATATTGTTGAATTTGGGGCTAATTTTACGGTCCCTGCCGACTTTGGGCGTCCTGGGGCTGTTCTAATCACCAATCGTCATGGCAGGGAGTTCTACTTGATTGAGATTGTTATTCATGGTTTTAGTGAAGGCCCTTTCTTCTTCCCTGCAAATTCATGGATCCATACCCAGAAGGATAATCCTGAGAGTAGAATTATTTTCAGAAATCAA GCATTCTTGCCATCACAAACACCACCTGGCCTCAAAGATCTTAGGCTCAAAGATCTGCTGAGCCTCCGGGGAGATGGGAAAGGCGAGAGAAAGCCACATGATCGAATTTATGATTACGATGTCTATAATGATTTGGGCAATCCTGATAAGAGCAATGACCTAAGCAGGCCTATATTGGGTGGCGACGAAATGCCTTATCCCAGGCGATGTCGGACTGGTCGACCCCCAACTAGAACGG ATCCACATTGTGAGAGTAGAGTAGAAAAGCCGCATCCGGTCTATGTGCCTCGGGATGAAGCATTTGAGGAGATCAAGCAAGAAACATTCTCCATTGGGAGGTTGAAAGCTGTATTACACAATCTGATACCATCAATAACTGCTACATTGTCCAGTTCAGACGTCCCCTTCAAGTGTTTTTCTGATATTGATAAGCTATATAACGATGGTTTTGTCTTaagagatgaagaaaatgaaCTTGGTGGGAACCGTTTCCTTTCTAATTTGATGAAACAGGTACTCTCTGCTGGCGAGAAATTGTTGAAGTATGAAATTCCAGCCATTATTTCAA gAGATAGATTTGCATGGCTGCGGGACAATGAGTTCGCACGCCAGATTTTAGCTGGGGTCAACCCAGTAAACATTGAGATTTTAAAG GAATTTCCAATTCTTAGCAAACTAGACCCTGCTGTTTATGGCCCTCCAGAGTCTGCAATCACAAAAGAATTGATAGAAAAAGAGCTGAACGGAATGAGTGTTGAAGAG GCTATTAAGAGCGAGAGATTGTTTATACTTGACTACCATGATATACTTCTGCCATTTATTAAGAGGATGAACTCTTTGCCTGGGAGAAGAGCTTATGCCTCTAGGACAATTTTTTTCTACAATCAACATGAAACTTTGACGCCCATTGCCATTGAGCTTTCACTTCCTCCAACACATTCTTCACCTCGAAACAAGCATGTTCACACTCATGGACATGATGCCACAACCCACTGGATTTGGAAGCAAGCCAAAGCACACGTATGCTCTAATGATGCTGGCGTTCATCAACTAGTAAATCATTG GTTGAGGACTCATGCTTCCATGGAGCCTTATATAATTGCTAGTAATAGGCAGCTCAGCTCAATGCACCCCATTTATCGGTTGCTCCACCCTCACATGCGTTACACACTAGAAATGAATGCACTCGCACGACAAAGTCTAATTAATGGAGGGGGAATTATTGAGGACTGTTTCAGCCCTGGAAAGTGTGCCATGGAGGTAAGTTCTGCAGCTTACAAGAGTATGTGGCGATTTGATATGGAAGCTTTGCCTTCAGATTTGCTACGGAG GGGTATGGCAGTGGAGGATCCCTCGATGCCATGTGGTGTGAGACTCGTGATAGAAGATTATCCTTACGCTGCTGATGGACTCCTTGTATGGTCTGCCATAAAAGAGTCAGTGGTATCCTATGTTAATCATTTCTACTCTGATGACAAGATGGTCACATCTGATGTAGAGCTCCAAGCATGGTGGGATGAAATAAAAAACAAAGGTCACTATGACAAGCGAAATGAGCCATGGTGGCCTAAACTCGACACCAGAGAAGACTTATCTGGGATTCTGACCACAATGATCTGGATTGCTTCTGGACAGCACGCAGCTATAAACTTTGGGCAGTATCCATTTGGAGGGTACGTCCCTAACCGTCCTACCCTCATGAGAAAGCTCATCCCTCAAGAAAACGAACCTGAGTACGAGAGGTTTCTTATAAACCCTCAGTACACTTTTCTGTCTTCTCTACCAACTCAACTGCAAGCCACAAAAGTGATGGCTGTTCAAGACACGTTGTCCACTCACTCTCCGGATGAAGAGTACTTGGGTCAGGTGAACCCACGACACAATCACTGGATTAATGATCATGAAGTTGCAAAGATGTTCAAAAAATTTTCTGCTAGATTAGAAGAGATAGAGGAGATaataaagggaagaaacaagGATATCCGTCTCAAGAACAGAAATGGCGCTGGCGTCCCTCCTTATGAACTGCTCATTCCCTCGTCAGGTCCTGGAGTAACTGGTCGTGGCATTCCCAACAGCATTTCCATCTGA
- the LOC131144715 gene encoding lipoxygenase 6, chloroplastic isoform X2, whose translation MLAAKTLYPLSSEISARPLRRPPPRVPTAPVGAHARSRRTRVPCFRPVQAVISGGDKNVEAVTTPEAQNINEDVRAVMTVRRKMKEKLVDKVEDQWVSILNGIGQGISIQLVSEEIDPVNKSEKRVEFSVWGWLPKPSQQYNIVEFGANFTVPADFGRPGAVLITNRHGREFYLIEIVIHGFSEGPFFFPANSWIHTQKDNPESRIIFRNQAFLPSQTPPGLKDLRLKDLLSLRGDGKGERKPHDRIYDYDVYNDLGNPDKSNDLSRPILGGDEMPYPRRCRTGRPPTRTDPHCESRVEKPHPVYVPRDEAFEEIKQETFSIGRLKAVLHNLIPSITATLSSSDVPFKCFSDIDKLYNDGFVLRDEENELGGNRFLSNLMKQVLSAGEKLLKYEIPAIISRDRFAWLRDNEFARQILAGVNPVNIEILKEFPILSKLDPAVYGPPESAITKELIEKELNGMSVEEAIKSERLFILDYHDILLPFIKRMNSLPGRRAYASRTIFFYNQHETLTPIAIELSLPPTHSSPRNKHVHTHGHDATTHWIWKQAKAHVCSNDAGVHQLVNHWLRTHASMEPYIIASNRQLSSMHPIYRLLHPHMRYTLEMNALARQSLINGGGIIEDCFSPGKCAMEVSSAAYKSMWRFDMEALPSDLLRRGMAVEDPSMPCGVRLVIEDYPYAADGLLVWSAIKESVVSYVNHFYSDDKMVTSDVELQAWWDEIKNKGHYDKRNEPWWPKLDTREDLSGILTTMIWIASGQHAAINFGQYPFGGYVPNRPTLMRKLIPQENEPEYERFLINPQYTFLSSLPTQLQATKVMAVQDTLSTHSPDEEYLGQVNPRHNHWINDHEVAKMFKKFSARLEEIEEIIKGRNKDIRLKNRNGAGVPPYELLIPSSGPGVTGRGIPNSISI comes from the exons ATGCTAGCCGCCAAAACCCTCTACCCTCTCTCTTCGGAAATCTCCGCCCGGCCCCTCCGGCGACCGCCGCCTCGGGTGCCGACCGCCCCTGTCGGCGCCCATGCAAGGTCTAGGAGGACCCGCGTCCCCTGTTTCCGGCCAGTTCAAGCAGTGATCAGCGGCGGCGACAAGAACGTCGAGGCCGTGACTACGCCGGAGGCCCAGAACATTAATGA AGATGTGAGGGCAGTAATGACCGTGAGGAGGAAGATGAAAGAGAAGCTCGTTGACAAAGTTGAAGATCAGTGGGTGTCTATCTTAAACGGTATTGGGCAGGGGATTTCGATTCAGCTCGTCAGCGAAGAGATTGATCCTG TCAACAAGTCTGAAAAGAGAGTGGAGTTTTCTGTTTGGGGTTGGTTGCCAAAGCCATCGCAACAGTACAATATTGTTGAATTTGGGGCTAATTTTACGGTCCCTGCCGACTTTGGGCGTCCTGGGGCTGTTCTAATCACCAATCGTCATGGCAGGGAGTTCTACTTGATTGAGATTGTTATTCATGGTTTTAGTGAAGGCCCTTTCTTCTTCCCTGCAAATTCATGGATCCATACCCAGAAGGATAATCCTGAGAGTAGAATTATTTTCAGAAATCAA GCATTCTTGCCATCACAAACACCACCTGGCCTCAAAGATCTTAGGCTCAAAGATCTGCTGAGCCTCCGGGGAGATGGGAAAGGCGAGAGAAAGCCACATGATCGAATTTATGATTACGATGTCTATAATGATTTGGGCAATCCTGATAAGAGCAATGACCTAAGCAGGCCTATATTGGGTGGCGACGAAATGCCTTATCCCAGGCGATGTCGGACTGGTCGACCCCCAACTAGAACGG ATCCACATTGTGAGAGTAGAGTAGAAAAGCCGCATCCGGTCTATGTGCCTCGGGATGAAGCATTTGAGGAGATCAAGCAAGAAACATTCTCCATTGGGAGGTTGAAAGCTGTATTACACAATCTGATACCATCAATAACTGCTACATTGTCCAGTTCAGACGTCCCCTTCAAGTGTTTTTCTGATATTGATAAGCTATATAACGATGGTTTTGTCTTaagagatgaagaaaatgaaCTTGGTGGGAACCGTTTCCTTTCTAATTTGATGAAACAGGTACTCTCTGCTGGCGAGAAATTGTTGAAGTATGAAATTCCAGCCATTATTTCAA gAGATAGATTTGCATGGCTGCGGGACAATGAGTTCGCACGCCAGATTTTAGCTGGGGTCAACCCAGTAAACATTGAGATTTTAAAG GAATTTCCAATTCTTAGCAAACTAGACCCTGCTGTTTATGGCCCTCCAGAGTCTGCAATCACAAAAGAATTGATAGAAAAAGAGCTGAACGGAATGAGTGTTGAAGAG GCTATTAAGAGCGAGAGATTGTTTATACTTGACTACCATGATATACTTCTGCCATTTATTAAGAGGATGAACTCTTTGCCTGGGAGAAGAGCTTATGCCTCTAGGACAATTTTTTTCTACAATCAACATGAAACTTTGACGCCCATTGCCATTGAGCTTTCACTTCCTCCAACACATTCTTCACCTCGAAACAAGCATGTTCACACTCATGGACATGATGCCACAACCCACTGGATTTGGAAGCAAGCCAAAGCACACGTATGCTCTAATGATGCTGGCGTTCATCAACTAGTAAATCATTG GTTGAGGACTCATGCTTCCATGGAGCCTTATATAATTGCTAGTAATAGGCAGCTCAGCTCAATGCACCCCATTTATCGGTTGCTCCACCCTCACATGCGTTACACACTAGAAATGAATGCACTCGCACGACAAAGTCTAATTAATGGAGGGGGAATTATTGAGGACTGTTTCAGCCCTGGAAAGTGTGCCATGGAGGTAAGTTCTGCAGCTTACAAGAGTATGTGGCGATTTGATATGGAAGCTTTGCCTTCAGATTTGCTACGGAG GGGTATGGCAGTGGAGGATCCCTCGATGCCATGTGGTGTGAGACTCGTGATAGAAGATTATCCTTACGCTGCTGATGGACTCCTTGTATGGTCTGCCATAAAAGAGTCAGTGGTATCCTATGTTAATCATTTCTACTCTGATGACAAGATGGTCACATCTGATGTAGAGCTCCAAGCATGGTGGGATGAAATAAAAAACAAAGGTCACTATGACAAGCGAAATGAGCCATGGTGGCCTAAACTCGACACCAGAGAAGACTTATCTGGGATTCTGACCACAATGATCTGGATTGCTTCTGGACAGCACGCAGCTATAAACTTTGGGCAGTATCCATTTGGAGGGTACGTCCCTAACCGTCCTACCCTCATGAGAAAGCTCATCCCTCAAGAAAACGAACCTGAGTACGAGAGGTTTCTTATAAACCCTCAGTACACTTTTCTGTCTTCTCTACCAACTCAACTGCAAGCCACAAAAGTGATGGCTGTTCAAGACACGTTGTCCACTCACTCTCCGGATGAAGAGTACTTGGGTCAGGTGAACCCACGACACAATCACTGGATTAATGATCATGAAGTTGCAAAGATGTTCAAAAAATTTTCTGCTAGATTAGAAGAGATAGAGGAGATaataaagggaagaaacaagGATATCCGTCTCAAGAACAGAAATGGCGCTGGCGTCCCTCCTTATGAACTGCTCATTCCCTCGTCAGGTCCTGGAGTAACTGGTCGTGGCATTCCCAACAGCATTTCCATCTGA